The following is a genomic window from Vitis vinifera cultivar Pinot Noir 40024 chromosome 6, ASM3070453v1.
ATTATGAAAATCTGTGAAACTCACATTCATAGGTGTCTTGTGCTTAGGTTGTTTGACTTCAAATCCAATGCCTCATTTTATTTgggttaatttttaattttctgtgAAGAAGGTGAAACACATTTGCTGGCCTTGAATTGTGATCATCCAGTGCGAAGTCATCATCAAACAATGTACCAAATTATCCCTTTAAAGTATTCATGCATTAAATGGCAGTTAAAATGGTCTATTAGTATTTCACAACTAGCATTTttccctttaattttttaaatgtaaattcTGGAATCCCCccccttctttctttttttaatggatGCTTGTatgtaatattttctattttcttagatGGATTTCTAAGTCTCTTAACAAGTGCTGAAAAGAGGTAACATTGAAATTATGTGGAGTTATTCATATTCCCCTTGAAATGAAGTCTATCACTGTTATCTAGGCATATTCTTGAGATCATATTAGTTTTTATATCAGGCGGAACTATTTTCTAATCATTTGTCTATTCTATGACAGGTTCATGGGCTATGCTTCTATATCATGGAGCTTGACCATAGTCACAATTTCTGCGATATGTACATATGAAATTTCAAAGATTGAATAATTAATGTCCTTGGCATTGTTGTGGACATTATCTGCTTGTTCCCTTGACCAGAGACAGTTTCTAATGGCATGTGCCAACTTTATTTTTGGAAGAGGTACTTTGAAGTGAGGAATAAACAGAATTAGACTTCTGGAAGAGAAGTTAAGTTTGCTTTATGAGCTGTGAGCAAATCCTGTCTTTTATAACTGCATTTGAGATGGACTGATTTTGGAAATTGCTTCTTGTTTTCCTTCGTTGCAGCTTATGAGAGATATGCATGTCTTGCTTAAAGcccttatttttcctttacaGCAAAGTGGATCTAGGCCACCAAGTCCAGCTCCTGGAAGGCTCATTGACATCATGACAGCCCTGCAACTTGTGCTGAATGTACCACTGGTATAGGATGGGCTTACTTCAGACTCCATAGAAGTGCAGACATAATCAGAAGCTGGCAATGCCACTGTGTTTCTATGTTGGGGTGCTTTCTACAAGGGACGTCCTGAGAGCTTGAGCCCCCTACTCTAGAAGAGGGTATGCCCTTTACCATAGTGTTAAAATGGGAAactattgttttatttattaactttggATTATTGACCTATGGCTTCTTATGCTGGTCCTATAttacttctttcctttttcttgacAGCAATTATGACACTCTTTGTTTCCATCGAACAATCTGACAAGTGGTATATCTGTCGAGAATCAAATTGAGCATTGAATTCTTCTCTTTAATTGTACTGCAGCGTCAGTGACTTTGTATGCAAGAACCATCAGCCAGGCATGGCTATTAAGATTCAAGGTTAGATTTCCCTTGCTTCTTGATGTGCTTAGCATTAAGCATTGTTATTGTGATTTGTGAGAACTATCTTTGTTATTTCAATAAGTTTCCATGTTCCAATGAAGTCCTTGcgtttgttataaaaaatatactgAATCTTTCATTTCTTTGGGTCACTGGTCATCTGCGGGGGATTTTGGGTTTAATACTGATATTTTAGTAACAAATCCAATAAATCTAAGTGTAGTGCTGGGAGTATTGATCCTTTTTGGAAAGGGAGCATGTGCAAGTTGTTTATTTCAAGAATAGGTTAGATTCCACTACCTGCACTTTTTTTCATTATAACTAGGAAAAAATGTACATGATCCCATAAATTACTTCTGAATAAATTAAGAAAGCATATGTAAAAACCATAACATTTTGTAATTCATTGGTAAATATATTGTAATTCTCTATCACAATATTTTTAGAGTCGAACCGATGGTTGAACCGCGATCGAATcgatgacgtcataaatatataatttatatattattaaaattatatataactaCAAATACGGAAATGTAAACATTTAGTTGTAACTTGGAACAAGCTATTAAGGGGGAGAATTCATACTTAATCTCCACCgttcatttaaaaaaacaaaaccctaaaaccctctTTTCTCTTCACCAACCGCTCCCTTTTTCCcccttccttttcttctccatttcttcttCCCATCACCAGCCGCTCCCCTTTTTccctctttctcttcttctccatttcttcttcttctttccctctctctctcaccaTGCTTGCACGGCGGTGCCTACCCTCACCAGCAGCCATTTCACCGCCGACAGTAGCAAGCCATCTCATTGCCGGCTGCAGCAGGCCATCTCACCACTGGCAGCAGTAAGCCATCTCAGTGCCGACAGTAGCAGGCCATCTCATCAACCTGAGCATGACTCCTGATTGCCAGCCAACAGTCGTCCCATTACACCATCTCACTATCTTTCACTCAtggggtaaaaaaaaaaaaaaaaaaaaaacatgcagtGAACCATTCGGTTCACTACAAATCGGCCGGTTCACCGGTTCGACTGTCGGTTCCAATGGTTCGAGGCCGGTTCAATAGGTCACCGATCCAAAAGGGTGGACCGAACCGGAAAGGTCATAGACCGACTGATCAgatccggtttttaaaacaatgcTCTATCATTAAATGATAAGGTATATTAACATGGTTAAAGTTATAAACCATTTGAAGTCTGGTATTCTTTCTACCATTAAATGATAGGGTACATTAACATGGTTAAAGTTATAAACCATTTGAAGTCTGGTATTCTTTCTACGCCAGATTAATGTGGAGGTAGTTTCAAATtgaataattgaatttttttttggcatagAACATTCGATAAAATGATTTGAACCATTTATTGGAAAAATAGgtatttctttcccttttttgttaaaaaaaaaaaattaaatgcagAATCGATGACCTATGTCTATATATAAAGTacaaagatttttttcttttttttggatttgaataaaagaaaagaaacaactCTATTGATATTTACATATGTTTGGTCAGAAGAGTCCTTCGAATATTTTGGTCTTGGATAGCGTGGTCAATTtcgatatttttatttttttgttggaatGTGAGTAGAAAAAAAAGGATAGGCTTATTTTGTATGTGTGAGAGAATCTAGaggaaaaacattttatttcgATCAAGCTAAAATAATATTCCGATGCCTCTAGTAAATTGAAAACATCGTTTACTAGCTAATTTGTTTAGTTTGTTTTAATCTCCCCTTTACAAACAAACTTAGAATTGAATATTTACCTACGGTTAGAAATCAACTTTTCTATTCAATTGGAAGTGTTGGTCCAattgataaaaattatgtttttaatttcctaatccaatttcaaattttcatacaAATCATGAGTGTTCaaaccctttttctttttaggtttCCATTGATGGTTGAGTAGACTCGAGCAATGAATTACTAATTTGTTGTAATAGTAATTCAAgtgtttgaattttatttttattttttttgtgtttccatgaattgatattttatttctctttcaaatttatcgagccctttttcctttttcatagtTAAAGgagcaaaatagaaaaaattcgaagaaaatttaaaaatcaagtaaAGAAAATTTCTTTCGTATTTAttccatggttttaaaaatcgaacCCACTGATCGGTCCGATCGTCGACCGGTCACGGTTCCGGTCCGGTCAATTGGACTGGAAAGAGGTTAGACCGGAATTGGACCGGTTAAACAGGTGGTGCGACCGGCGAACGAACCGTccgattcaattttttttttcctccactGTCGACATCTCTCGCCGGCAAGACCCCCGCAACCCCGCTGGAAACCTCCCCCACCCTCCTGCGCTGGAAAACACAACCCCCCTCCCCCGCTGGAACCCACGCACAGGAAAAGCTTCCCATTTTTACTTGTCAGAACCCACCCTCGTGTTGGAAACCCCGCCCTCCCACGACCCCGCTGGAACCCACGCACTGGAAAAGCTTCCCGTTTTTGCTCGCCAGAACCCACCCTCATGTTGGAAACCCCGCCCTCCCATGACCCCGTCGGAACCCCCTGCCGGAAAAGCTTCAATTTTTTGCCCGCCGAAACACTCCCGCGCTAGAAACCCTACCCCCACGCGACCCCCAGGAACCCCTCCCAACGACTGGAACCCCCCACACTGCAAAACCCCCCCTCCTCCCAGCGACTGGAACCCCCCACACTGCAAAATCCACCCTCCTTCCAGCGATTGGAACCCCCACActgcaaaaaccaaaaaagtgaaaaattgtgCCCTTTTTGTCCAACCCTCTCCTCCCTTTTTccagaatttgtttttttttgtttaatttataccTCATCtcactattattttatttatttattatttatttacttcatatttaaaacttatgattttaatttaaattaataaaaatattacaattttaaataaatttctgattttaaaatttatgtttttaatttaaattttaaatttgaaactaattttctagtttttaaataaaattttaatttttaaataatatataaattattatttttatttttataattattttaaattttaataatttataaattatatatttatgatgtcatcgATTTGACCGTGAGTTTTTCGGTTCAAATGACCGATgcgattttaaaaatattgatgaatAGAGAAACAAAGGATACCTAAACAAAGAGTTTGAAAGTAAGCATTATAGGATCTccaataattctttttttttcttttgttctttttaggAAAAAGAGAATCAAATCTCCATTTTGACACCATGATATAGGAAgtagtttttagaaaattatttgtaattaagattctttgccaaaattttctttcatccGGATCCTAATAGTGTCTTTtgctataaaaaaaagaaaaaaaaggaaggagtTAAAATGAGGTGATGCGGATTTATTGCAACTATTTGACACTTTTACTTTTAGTGTTTTCATCGAGGGTTCATAATTTAAGATTTCTCTAATCATATAAAttgttagaatatttttttctttcaaataaatcatgaatttttttcaaGGCAGAATTAAATATTCCGTGGAAAACAACAAAGAGTCAaagaacaagagaaaaaaaaaggaattagtAAGAGTGACATAACATCTAGGATTGGTGAATACTTGTgagatttcttcttctttttgctttattttcccATGGCCGAGTAATGGAAGATTTTTTTGAGAACGACTGATTGACTGGTCAAAATGGTTGAAGTTGTCGTCTTCCTTCTACTGATTTGAGCCACAAGTTAAAGATAAACCAAGGATATACTCCTCAACACCCTCCCATCATTTTTCCACAGTGGACCTCAAAAGCTGCTAATGATGGATCTCAACGCCGCTGCTCTCTTCTTCTGTTTATGCCtctccttcatcttcttccgtTCTCTCCGTTCTCCTCCCACCAAAAATTCATGTCCACACTCATACCCCATCATCGGAAACCTTATCGCTTTACTCCGCAACCGCCACCGCTTCCACGACTGGGTTGCTGACATGCTTTCTAGAACCCCTTCCCTCACTCTCCAAGTCAACACCTTCCTCAACGCCTCCCATGGCGTCTGCACTGCCAACCCACTCAACGTCAACCACCTCCTCGTCTCCAACTTCCCCAACTACATCAAAGGCTCCCGCTTCCATGACTTCTTTCATGAACTCCTTGGAGATGGAATCTTTAACGTCGATGGTCACCTCTGGACTGTCCAACGCAAGATCTCCAGCCACGAATTCAACACCAAGTCTCTCAAACACTTCATCTCAGACACAGTCCAGTCCGAACTCTCCACTCGCCTTATTCCCTTCCTCTCTTCTGCATGTGAAAACAACCAAGTCATCGATCTCCAAGACGTTCTGCGGAAGGCTATGTTCGACAACATTTGTAATCTTGCATTTGGTGCCGATCCTGCATGTTTGAGCTCTGAAGCAGTAGGTGAAAATTCGTTGAATTTATCTTTTGTTCAGGCGTTCGATGATGCCGTGGAGATCAGTGCATCACGATCCTTGTTACCCATCCATGTGATATGGAAGATCAAGAGATTCTTCAATATAGGTTCTGAGAAACGATTGAAGGAAGCGGTTGGCATAATCAACGAATACGCTAATATGATCCTCAAGTCCAAAGAAGATCAGATCGGCTCAGGAGATTGTGGAAACCTGGATTTGCTATCTCGATTCATGTCCTCGAGCTCAAATTTCGGCTTAGGGTTTGACGATCAAGAACACAAGAGGAAGTTCTTGAGGGACATTGTTATAAGCTTCATACTCGCCGGCAAGGACTCCACGTCAACAGCGTTGACGTGGTTCTTCTGGCTGATGGCCGGAAACCCTCGATGCGAGGGCTTGATCTTGGCGGAACTATCAGAGGCATCTCCGGCACCGGCGACGTCGCCGGTGATATTCAGCTATGACGATCTGAAGGGGTTGAATTATCTGCATGCGGCCATATCAGAGTCGCTGCGTCTGTTTCCGCCCGTGCCAATTGATTCGAGATTAGCGGTAGATGATGACATTCTCCCAGATGGGACTCACGTGCGTAAAGGGTGGTTTGCTGATTACTCAGCTTATGCGATGGGGAGGATGCATCAAGTGTGGGGTCCTGACTGTAGGGAGTATAGACCGGAGAGGTGGTTGGATGACGATGGACGATTTCGACCGTCGGATCAGTTTCGGTTTCCGGTGTTTCACTGCGGGCCCAGGTTGTGCTTGGGGAAGGAGATGGCGTATGTGCAGATGAAGTCGATTGCTGCAAGCGTGATGCGTGAGTTTGAGATAGTGGCCGTTGATGGAGGTGGGTGTGCAGGGAAGATGGCAGACCCGCCTTACACACCATCCATTGTCCTTAAGATGAGGGGTGGCCTACCTGTACGGGTGAAGAGACGGCGACAGCCCAACGCCATCGACTTTTGTTAGATCCCCGTGATTGCGCACGTGCCACCAGCTCTGTAACGGACACGTATTTGTAATGCATTATGTTCGATATCGATGTGACAGATGGTGTGTTACACGTCAGAAGAGGACCATTACATAAAGCCTAAGATAAAGCCAATTGGGCTGAAACCAAGGATCCAGATAGCCCAATATTTGTCCTCGAGcccaaagaagaaaagaaaagaaatttagaaTTGCGAGTGTTTATTCCACGTATTGGCATCAAATGTAACAGCCTGTGGCCAAGTGCCGATGCTCTATTGTAAGTTTGTAACTCCTTACGTTCCAATGGGttcattaattttgaaatagCTTTTCCATTAATTATCAACGTCTTGGCCAgtataaaatcaaagaaaattgcAAAATGTGGTGGATCAAAACAATGGCTACACTGGTTGCTCCTGAGGACTTTTCTCCCGGTGAAGATGCGCTCGCTATCAACAGGGCTTGTCAAGGTACTTTCTATACTATCtcacaattattttctttcactttctttctTATTACCCGTATGGACCCGGtttcctctatatatatatattatttgctATAACCCATAATATGGAGGGCATGAGtcattataaatggtatcaaaACGGATCCACTTTGATGTAGTCTTGGGATACAAGT
Proteins encoded in this region:
- the LOC132253959 gene encoding cytochrome P450 CYP94D108-like produces the protein MMDLNAAALFFCLCLSFIFFRSLRSPPTKNSCPHSYPIIGNLIALLRNRHRFHDWVADMLSRTPSLTLQVNTFLNASHGVCTANPLNVNHLLVSNFPNYIKGSRFHDFFHELLGDGIFNVDGHLWTVQRKISSHEFNTKSLKHFISDTVQSELSTRLIPFLSSACENNQVIDLQDVLRKAMFDNICNLAFGADPACLSSEAVGENSLNLSFVQAFDDAVEISASRSLLPIHVIWKIKRFFNIGSEKRLKEAVGIINEYANMILKSKEDQIGSGDCGNLDLLSRFMSSSSNFGLGFDDQEHKRKFLRDIVISFILAGKDSTSTALTWFFWLMAGNPRCEGLILAELSEASPAPATSPVIFSYDDLKGLNYLHAAISESLRLFPPVPIDSRLAVDDDILPDGTHVRKGWFADYSAYAMGRMHQVWGPDCREYRPERWLDDDGRFRPSDQFRFPVFHCGPRLCLGKEMAYVQMKSIAASVMREFEIVAVDGGGCAGKMADPPYTPSIVLKMRGGLPVRVKRRRQPNAIDFC